Proteins encoded in a region of the Mycolicibacterium duvalii genome:
- a CDS encoding cytochrome c biogenesis protein ResB, producing the protein MVTSPARADAGTPGKDPKWGLARLFAGVRNTWRTLTSMGTALVLLFLLALAAIPGALLPQRNLNEAKVAEYIAEHPTLGPWLDRVQAFDVFSSFWFTAIYVLLFISLVGCLTPRLAEHVRSLRATPVAAPRNLARLPKHHQTQVTGAEVDAVASAVDGRLRGWRRTTRRTGETTEISAEKGYLREFGNIVFHFSLLGLLVAIAAGKMFSYEGNVIVIADGGPGFCSASPAAFDSFRAGNTVDGTSLYPICVRVNDFEATYLENGQAIGFQADIEYQAGEDLTSGTWQPYRLQVNEPLRVGGDRVYLQGHGYAPTLTVTFPDGQTRTQTLQWRPDDQTTLLSSGAMRFDPPGGIYSDERERRRNQIAIQGLFAPTAQLDGALLSSSFPELNDPAVAIDIYKGDTGLDTGRPQSLFTLDERMIGQGRLTKMARVNLKAGEDTRLEDGTVVRFDGATPFVNLQVSHDPAQIWVLVFSMTMMAGLLVSLIVRRRRIWVRLTPGAPGTVNVELGGLARTDNSGWGDEFERLTERLLADVSTSGGATSEVSARQHEEKKADRA; encoded by the coding sequence ATGGTCACTTCCCCGGCGCGAGCAGACGCGGGCACCCCTGGAAAGGACCCGAAATGGGGGCTTGCGCGTCTGTTCGCGGGGGTGCGCAACACCTGGCGGACGCTGACGTCGATGGGCACCGCGCTGGTGCTGCTGTTCCTGCTGGCGCTGGCAGCCATCCCCGGCGCACTGCTGCCCCAGCGCAACCTCAACGAGGCCAAGGTCGCCGAGTACATCGCCGAACACCCGACGCTGGGTCCGTGGCTGGACCGCGTGCAGGCTTTCGACGTCTTCTCCAGTTTCTGGTTCACCGCGATCTACGTGCTGCTGTTCATCTCGCTGGTGGGGTGTCTGACGCCGCGGCTGGCCGAGCATGTCCGCAGCCTGCGGGCGACCCCGGTGGCCGCCCCGCGCAACCTCGCCCGGCTGCCCAAGCACCACCAGACGCAGGTGACCGGCGCCGAGGTGGACGCGGTCGCGTCCGCGGTCGACGGGCGGCTGCGCGGATGGCGGCGCACCACCCGCAGAACCGGAGAGACGACCGAGATCTCCGCCGAGAAGGGCTATCTGCGCGAGTTCGGCAACATCGTGTTCCACTTCTCGCTGCTCGGGCTGCTCGTCGCGATCGCCGCGGGCAAGATGTTCAGTTACGAGGGCAACGTCATCGTCATCGCGGACGGCGGGCCCGGGTTCTGCTCGGCCTCCCCGGCGGCGTTCGACTCGTTTCGCGCGGGCAACACCGTCGACGGCACCTCCCTGTACCCGATCTGCGTGCGGGTCAACGACTTCGAAGCCACCTACCTGGAGAACGGACAGGCCATCGGCTTTCAGGCCGACATCGAGTACCAGGCCGGCGAGGACCTGACCTCGGGCACCTGGCAGCCCTACCGGCTGCAGGTCAACGAGCCGTTGCGCGTCGGCGGAGACCGGGTCTACCTCCAAGGTCACGGGTATGCGCCGACGCTGACGGTGACCTTCCCCGACGGCCAGACCCGCACCCAGACGCTGCAATGGCGGCCTGACGACCAGACCACGCTGCTGTCGTCGGGGGCGATGCGGTTCGACCCGCCGGGTGGCATCTACTCCGACGAGCGGGAACGCCGCCGCAACCAGATCGCCATCCAGGGGCTGTTCGCGCCGACCGCGCAGCTCGACGGCGCGCTGCTGTCGTCGAGCTTCCCCGAACTCAACGACCCGGCTGTCGCGATCGACATCTACAAGGGCGACACCGGGCTGGACACCGGCCGGCCGCAGTCGCTGTTCACGCTCGACGAGCGGATGATCGGCCAGGGCCGGCTCACCAAGATGGCGCGCGTCAACCTGAAGGCCGGCGAGGACACCCGCCTCGAGGACGGCACCGTGGTGCGCTTCGACGGCGCAACCCCGTTCGTCAACCTGCAGGTCTCACACGACCCCGCCCAGATCTGGGTGCTGGTCTTCTCGATGACCATGATGGCCGGGCTGTTGGTGTCGCTGATCGTGCGGCGCCGACGCATCTGGGTTCGGTTGACGCCGGGGGCGCCGGGTACCGTGAACGTCGAGCTGGGCGGGCTGGCCCGCACCGACAACTCCGGCTGGGGTGACGAGTTCGAGCGGCTGACCGAGCGGTTGCTGGCTGACGTCAGCACCTCGGGCGGCGCGACGTCCGAGGTCTCGGCCCGGCAGCACGAAGAGAAGAAGGCAGATCGCGCATGA